One segment of Larus michahellis chromosome 14, bLarMic1.1, whole genome shotgun sequence DNA contains the following:
- the LOC141751048 gene encoding nucleoside diphosphate kinase-like isoform X1, which translates to MTFIPFLIRTMASIAERTFIAIKPDGVQRGLVGEIIKRFEQKGFKLVAMKLIHASEDLLREHYIDLKDRPFYDGLVQYMHSGPVVAMVWEGLNVVKTGRVMLGETNPFDSKPGTIRGDLCVQVGRNIIHGSDSVESAETEINLWFTPEELVDYRSCAHEWIYD; encoded by the exons ATGacttttattccctttctcattAGGACGATGGCTTCTATCGCCGAGCGGACGTTCATCGCCATCAAGCCTGACGGGGTCCAGCGGGGACTGGTGGGAGAAATCATCAAGCGGTTTGAACAGAAGGGATTCAAACTGGTGGCCATGAAATTAATACAT gcCTCTGAAGACCTCCTGAGAGAACACTACATTGACCTAAAAGACCGGCCGTTCTATGACGGTCTGGTGCAGTATATGCACTCTGGCCCTGTTGTAGCTATG gtgtgggAAGGTCTTAACGTGGTTAAGACTGGAAGAGTGATGCTGGGGGAGACTAATCCATTTGATTCAAAGCCTGGCACTATTCGTGGTGACCTCTGCGTTCAAGTTGGAAG gaACATCATTCACGGAAGTGATTCTGTAGAAAGTGCTGAGACAGAGATCAATTTATGGTTCACTCCTGAAGAACTGGTTGATTACAGAAGCTGTGCTCATGAATGGATCTATGACTAA
- the LOC141751048 gene encoding nucleoside diphosphate kinase-like isoform X2 gives MASIAERTFIAIKPDGVQRGLVGEIIKRFEQKGFKLVAMKLIHASEDLLREHYIDLKDRPFYDGLVQYMHSGPVVAMVWEGLNVVKTGRVMLGETNPFDSKPGTIRGDLCVQVGRNIIHGSDSVESAETEINLWFTPEELVDYRSCAHEWIYD, from the exons ATGGCTTCTATCGCCGAGCGGACGTTCATCGCCATCAAGCCTGACGGGGTCCAGCGGGGACTGGTGGGAGAAATCATCAAGCGGTTTGAACAGAAGGGATTCAAACTGGTGGCCATGAAATTAATACAT gcCTCTGAAGACCTCCTGAGAGAACACTACATTGACCTAAAAGACCGGCCGTTCTATGACGGTCTGGTGCAGTATATGCACTCTGGCCCTGTTGTAGCTATG gtgtgggAAGGTCTTAACGTGGTTAAGACTGGAAGAGTGATGCTGGGGGAGACTAATCCATTTGATTCAAAGCCTGGCACTATTCGTGGTGACCTCTGCGTTCAAGTTGGAAG gaACATCATTCACGGAAGTGATTCTGTAGAAAGTGCTGAGACAGAGATCAATTTATGGTTCACTCCTGAAGAACTGGTTGATTACAGAAGCTGTGCTCATGAATGGATCTATGACTAA
- the LOC141751049 gene encoding nucleoside diphosphate kinase, translating to MAANCERTFIAIKPDGVQRGLVGEIIKRFEQKGFRLVAMKLVHASEDLLKQHYIDLKDRPFYPGLVKYMNSGPVVAMVWEGLNVVKTGRVMLGETNPADSKPGTIRGDFCIQVGRNIIHGSDSVESAQKEINLWFKPAELVDYKSCAHDWIYE from the exons ATGGCGGCCAACTGCGAGCGCACCTTCATCGCCATCAAGCCCGATGGGGTCCAGCGGGGGCTGGTGGGAGAGATCATCAAGCGGTTCGAGCAGAAGGGCTTCCGGCTGGTGGCCATGAAGTTAGTGCAC GCCTCTGAAGACCTTCTCAAACAGCATTACATTGACCTGAAAGACCGACCATTCTACCCTGGTTTGGTTAAATACATGAACTCTGGACCTGTTGTGGCCATG gTATGGGAAGGACTCAACGTGGTTAAAACTGGGAGAGTAATGCTAGGGGAAACAAACCCTGCAGACTCAAAGCCTGGTACCATCCGTGGTGACTTCTGCATTCAAGTAGGAAG AAACATCATTCATGGCAGTGACTCTGTAGAAAGCGCGCAGAAGGAGATCAACCTGTGGTTCAAGCCTGCAGAGCTCGTTGACTACAAGTCTTGTGCACATGATTGGATCTATGAGTGA